The following coding sequences lie in one Plasmodium berghei ANKA genome assembly, chromosome: 7 genomic window:
- a CDS encoding nucleoside transporter 2, putative translates to MNDASKNEDWENCTSIFPNERDEKIIELRNELEDDTIKKNENDDNNLFANITLCLMGMSSVLLYNCVLNTTPHIHALLNKDIIVSFTFFIYFLVLVLVSLFISLFIEVKTRIYDACFVLSFILQLLYPLVVKYYYKNTLLFYMLIVSIGATCSMMKTMIFSFSTIAVNSSKVICLSYGLTGIYSFIITTIFFYFVIQIDKDTHKLMTSIFITSSINSIFILVSFVCYTILKKSDSFKKKFKIYHDQKKIQTATQLQLEQLSYTNNNNTSPQNDPPKYFTINVNAESNEKNETNSVPNVEHINFQKKKEDSVDGFNTFSKNNLNTEISGNSTSAPTDTLKSSKKHNNIDTINIQDKNILLRFINLINIKRKEYINQGKSQMFLFKKGSIFLFCSFYNIFLKILVFPVVCPEMWTNNVDERYILIGMVQIADCISRIFPTCAQSFPLLKIFLFPQKKVLIYSLARTILSILCLMVPLKKIPIFDNFIFQCILIFSNIYLNGWFVVLSFINISDVLKPFNSMRNVAIISSLGSSFLRLGLLTGYVFSTKYKHFVNSL, encoded by the coding sequence ATGAATGATGCTTCAAAAAACGAAGATTGGGAAAATTGCACGAGCATATTTCCAAATGAAAGAGacgaaaaaataatcgAATTAAGAAATGAACTTGAAGATGATActataaagaaaaatgaaaatgatgataataatttatttgcaAATATAACCTTATGTTTAATGGGAATGTCATCTGTCCTTTTATATAACTGTGTTTTGAATACAACACCACATATACATGCATTATTgaataaagatataatagtttcttttacattttttatatattttttagttttaGTTTTagtttcattatttatttctttatttatagaaGTTAAGACGCGTATATATGACGCATGCTttgttttatcatttattttacaattattatatccattagttgttaaatattattataaaaatactcttttattttatatgcttATCGTATCGATTGGTGCAACATGCTCTATGATGAAAACGAtgattttttctttttctacTATTGCTGTTAATAGTTCTAAAGTTATTTGTTTATCTTATGGATTAACTGgaatatattcttttattatcacaacaatttttttttattttgtgatTCAAATAGATAAAGATACGCACAAATTAATGACCtcaatatttattacatcTTCTATtaattctatatttatacttGTTTCTTTTGTTTGCTATactatattaaaaaaatcagattcatttaaaaaaaagtttaaaatttatcatgatcagaaaaaaatacaaacaGCAACACAATTACAACTTGAGCAACTTTCATATACTAACAACAATAATACATCACCTCAAAATGACCCcccaaaatattttactattaATGTAAATGCTGAATCAAACGAAAAAAACGAAACAAATTCCGTGCCTAATGTAgaacatataaattttcaaaaaaaaaaagaagactCAGTAGATGGCTTCAATacattttctaaaaataatttaaatactGAAATAAGTGGAAACTCAACTTCAGCGCCAACGGATACATTGAAATCTtcaaaaaaacataataatattgacacaataaatatacaagacaaaaatatactactcagatttataaatttaataaatataaaaagaaaagaatatataaatcaaGGAAAAAGTcaaatgtttttatttaaaaaagggtctatatttttattttgctctttttataatatatttttaaaaattttagtTTTCCCAGTTGTTTGCCCAGAAATGTGGACTAATAATGTTGACgaaagatatatattaataggAATGGTTCAAATAGCAGATTGTATAAGTAGAATATTTCCTACATGTGCGCAATCATTTccattattaaaaatatttctattcccacaaaaaaaagtattaaTTTATTCTTTAGCAAGAACTATTTTATCAATACTATGTCTAATGGTTCCTTTGAAGAAAATACCgatttttgataattttatttttcaatgtatccttattttttcaaatatatatttaaatggGTGGTTTGttgttttatcatttattaacatttcAGATGTATTGAAACCATTTAATTCAATGCGAAATGTTGCGATTATTAGTTCATTAGGATCCTCCTTTTTAAGACTTGGCCTTTTGACTGGTTATGTTTTTtctacaaaatataaacattttgttaatagtttataa
- a CDS encoding GTP-binding protein Obg2, putative, with product MLFINLSKCAQKRINNFLQFSKENQINQIIKNKQFSSLNISQKCNFINHILNIKKLTFTTLQNTNEEICKSKKKKNKITTKLMDVKEEDNDDVYANNECNYIEKDNKIFIHVKTKKNKNQKEQVEINQRNLTEDQNNIPPILSQQNINNEAKKESYKIYDNNYFNNPILKYDQNFEKNNFLKFSNFNIINSYPQKNDNTQPSKCVEHPDTQTIHYKVGNLKNYENCSEYKSNFIKTIQHDDKQIGNIYNIKDQSTSSPIKKNIDDEILKSEALMEILTHTDDHIMLRNEKRFCDFLWITAKSGKGGNPNYKKQRSKKLKGEGYGGHGGNVILKSKKSIYDLIKIEQKIKANDGEDFKENSRGKDGKDKIIFVPVGTIVRKRIYCQKKNQNNRKIYKSVFWYQFLNENEELLVARGGKGGISYSLFKKHDFRLPELSEKILLELELRLINDVAFIGIENSGKTSLCSSLSKYYGNINSDIYTTTIPHVSNINYIDGVQITLLDTPYLFYNAHKDKARGKRILRHIYRSKLIIYVVDVSNDKLKNVDDQNIEDYYLKSLKNGENQNKSDKIDPHCIDDENLKEYYNDTIKQIKMLRNELFLFNPDYLKKKELVVATKCDMLHKNTLLNLDSLYIRLKHIFPDIEVIGTSAKFGLGIKLLSRKIRELIYPQYILQNSKLYSKNIEDYVIPTSDHIKEGRKKLQNYELPDNIKHIYDHNYLENFDYFLKKNKKNIKNSQSTHLIITQSDQKKNL from the coding sequence ATgctttttataaatttatcaaaatgtGCTCAAAAAAGGATAAACAATTTCTTACAATTTTCCAAAGAGAATCAGATTAACcaaatcataaaaaacaaacaattttcaagtttaaatatttctcaaaaatgtaattttataaatcatatattaaatattaaaaaactaACATTCACTACGCTCCAAAATacaaatgaagaaatatgcaaatcaaaaaaaaaaaaaaataaaataactaCCAAATTAATGGATGTGAAAGAAGAAGATAATGATGATGTATATGCAAACAACGAGTGTaattatattgaaaaagataataaaatatttatacatgtgaaaacaaaaaaaaacaaaaatcaAAAAGAACAAGTAGAGATCAACCAGAGAAATCTAACAGAAGaccaaaataatatacctCCAATTTTATCacaacaaaatataaacaatgaagcaaaaaaagaatcatataaaatatatgataacaattattttaacaatccaatattgaaatatgatcaaaattttgaaaaaaataacttttTGAAATTctcaaattttaatattattaattcatatcctcaaaaaaatgacaaCACACAACCTTCAAAATGTGTGGAACATCCAGATACACAAACTATTCATTACAAAGTTGGAAAtcttaaaaattatgaaaactGTTCTGAATATAaatcaaattttataaaaactaTTCAACATGATGATAAACAAATTGgcaatatttataacatCAAAGATCAATCAACAAGTAGcccaataaaaaaaaacatagatgatgaaatattaaaaagtgAAGCATTAATGGAAATTTTAACTCACACAGATGATCATATTATGCTTCGAAATGAAAAACGATTTTGCGATTTTTTGTGGATTACAGCAAAATCAGGAAAAGGTGGTAAcccaaattataaaaaacaaagaagtaaaaaattaaaaggaGAAGGATATGGTGGACATGGAGGTAATGTTATATtgaaaagtaaaaaaagtatttatgatttaataaaaattgaacaaaaaataaaagcaaATGATGGAGAAgattttaaagaaaatagtCGAGGAAAAGATGGaaaagataaaattatttttgttccTGTAGGTACTATAGTAAGAAAAAGAATTTATtgtcaaaaaaaaaatcaaaataatagaaaaatatataaaagtgTTTTTTGGtatcaatttttaaatgaaaatgaagaattaTTAGTAGCTAGAGGAGGTAAAGGAGGTATCTCTTATtcactttttaaaaaacatgaTTTTAGGTTGCCTGAACTtagtgaaaaaatattattagaatTAGAATTACGATTAATAAATGATGTAGCTTTTATTGGTATTGAAAATAGTGGAAAAACATCTCTTTGCAGTAGTTTGAGTAAATATtatggaaatataaatagtgatatatatacaactACTATACCACATGTTTcgaatattaattatattgatGGAGTTCAAATTACATTATTAGATACaccatatttattttataatgcCCATAAAGATAAAGCACGAGGAAAACGTATTCTCAGACATATTTATAGAAGCAAactaattatatatgtggTAGACGTTTCTAATGATAAACTAAAAAATGTTGACGACCAAAATATTGaagattattatttgaaaagCCTGAAAAATGGAGAAAACCAAAATAAGAGTGACAAAATTGATCCCCATTGCATAgatgatgaaaatttaaaagaatattaCAACGATacaataaaacaaataaaaatgcttcgaaatgaattatttctatttaATCCTGactatttaaaaaaaaaagaattagTAGTAGCAACAAAATGTGATATgttacataaaaatacttTACTTAATCTAGATTCGTTATATATCCgtttaaaacatatttttccaGATATTGAAGTAATTGGAACATCAGCAAAATTTGGATTAGGTATTAAATTGTTAAGTAGAAAAATACGAGAATTAATATATccacaatatattttacaaaatagtAAATTATATTCTAAAAACATTGAAGATTATGTTATTCCGACATCTGATCATATTAAAGAAGgacgaaaaaaattacaaaattatgaatTACCTGACAatattaaacatatatatgatcataattatttggaaaattttgattattttttaaaaaaaaataaaaaaaatattaaaaattctCAATCTACTCATCTTATTATTACTCAATCtgatcaaaaaaaaaatttataa
- a CDS encoding exonuclease, putative: MRIIKHTYNSVYTISKYNFVLNNTIQSIFLKNIKNVNTVRKGKQFYGTGISQKKDDAISCKYNKGNIKTKLANKDSSNNYKDIKVIENENEGEEAAEEINSNDIIAVDFEGTNLGRYGKICLMQIYTEIEKKDKVFEKYYIFDLLNKSVINSVKKIIENKKTLKVIHDCREDSSALYNQLDIKFENVYDTLRAHMLLLEKKKENDIYQISFLNLLHDYLGFKDDCLNNIKKEMYKNERIWEIRPLSKISIIYALKNVKYLLPIYKIFDKLISKKEVLEKSKDFVNYCFLNSRYKLPVDLAKRGNIIEAMLVSKSILNCVFKLNSTRKGIACTPSSVAQFNNVKVGDVVMCVVSNKSIDQKILYLCKHDDVYDYWNLKERPRGKFKPSIHENIVDPMIEFCDNENSP; the protein is encoded by the coding sequence ATGAggataataaaacatacatataatagCGTATATACAATCTccaaatataattttgttttaaataatacaattcAAAGTATTTTtctgaaaaatataaaaaatgtaaatactGTTCGAAAGGGCAAGCAATTTTATGGAACAGGTATTTCGCAAAAAAAGGATGATGCAATAAgttgtaaatataataaggGTAATATTAAAACCAAATTAGCAAACAAAGATTCCTCAAACAATTATAAAGACATTAAGGttatagaaaatgaaaatgaggGAGAAGAAGCAGCTGAAGAAATAAACAGTAATGATATTATTGCAGTAGATTTTGAAGGGACGAATTTAGGGCGATATggtaaaatatgtttaatgCAAATATATACTGAAATTGAAAAGAAAGATAAAGTGTTTgagaaatattatatattcgATTTATTAAACAAGTCTGTTATAAACAGTGTAAAAAAgataattgaaaataaaaaaacattgaAAGTGATTCATGATTGTAGAGAAGACAGTTCTGCTTTATATAACCAGTTAGATATAAAGTTTGAAAATGTTTATGATACGTTAAGAGCACATATGCTTttattggaaaaaaaaaaagaaaatgatatatatcaaataagTTTTTTAAACCTCTTACACGATTATTTAGGATTTAAAGATGATTgcttaaataatataaaaaaagaaatgtataaaaatgaaagaatATGGGAAATAAGACCATTAAGTAAAATTTCCATTATTTAtgctttaaaaaatgttaaatatttactacctatttacaaaatatttgacAAATTAATATCTAAGAAAGAAGTATTGGAAAAATCAAAAGATTTTGTAAATTACTGTTTTCTTAATTCTCGTTATAAATTGCCTGTGGATTTAGCAAAAAGaggaaatataatagaaGCCATGCTAGTAAGTAAATCTATATTAAATTGtgtttttaaattgaaTAGTACAAGAAAAGGAATAGCCTGCACACCGTCATCGGTTGCACAATTTAATAATGTAAAAGTAGGGGACGTCGTAATGTGTGTAGTCAGTAATAAATCGATAGatcaaaaaattttgtatcTATGCAAGCATGATGATGTATATGATTATTGGaatttaaaagaaagaCCTAGGGGTAAGTTCAAGCCGTCAATTCATGAGAATATTGTGGATCCTATGATTGAATTTTGTGACAATGAAAATTCACCCTAA